In the Phaseolus vulgaris cultivar G19833 chromosome 7, P. vulgaris v2.0, whole genome shotgun sequence genome, one interval contains:
- the LOC137827773 gene encoding electron transfer flavoprotein subunit beta, mitochondrial isoform X2, whose translation MKIMVAVKRVVDYAVKIRVKPDKTGVVTQNVKMSMNPFCEIALEEALRIRESGLASEVVAVSIGPSQCVDTLRTGLAMGANRGIHVESTASLFPLSVAKIFRKLVEIEKPDLLILGKQAIDDDCNQTGQMVAGLLNWPQGTFASKVSVVHFIICISSKQCLHIILMHCIQIIYCFSPPFFPNWSKSRLSLIKRNGLRQWTERLMMV comes from the exons ATGAAGATAATGGTAGCCGTCAAGCGAGTTGTCGATTACGCCGTCAAAATCAGGGTCAAGCCCGACAAG ACGGGGGTGGTGACCCAGAACGTGAAAATGTCGATGAACCCCTTCTGCGAGATCGCCCTGGAAGAGGCCCTTCGTATCAGAGAGTCTGGCTTGGCCTCCGAGGTTGTCGCTGTCAGCATCGGACCTTCTCAATGCGTAGATACTCTCCGAACGGGTCTTGCCATGGGAGCCAACAGAGGCATCCACGTTGAGTCCACTGCTTCCCTATTTCCTCTCTCTGTTGCCAAAATATTCAGAAAACTCGTGGAGATTGAGAAACCCGATCTTCTCATCCTTGGCAAGCAG gcTATTGATGATGATTGCAATCAGACAGGGCAAATGGTAGCAGGACTCCTCAACTGGCCTCAAGGGACTTTTGCTTCAAAGGTCAGCGTTGTCCATTTCATCATCTGCATAAGTAGTAAACAATGTCTCCATATCATCTTAATGCACTGTATTCAGATTATTTACTGTTTCTCTCCACCATTCTTCCCTAATTGGTCAAAAAG TAGGTTGTCCTTGATAAAGCGAAACGGGTTGCGACAGTGGACAGAGAGGTTGATGATGGTATAG